From the genome of Lentimicrobiaceae bacterium, one region includes:
- a CDS encoding hydroxymyristoyl-ACP dehydratase — protein MASSQNIICSGNDLLRLIPQRPPMVMIDKLRSCENKVTITALTPQADNLFAENGLFTEPGLIENIAQTAAAGVGYRVSRDATEGKTEIPLGFIGAVKNLKIYFLPKLGDEIITTVTIEHEVLDATIINGTIRCGGQLVAECEMKIFLKK, from the coding sequence ATGGCATCATCTCAGAACATAATTTGCAGTGGAAACGACCTGTTGCGGCTTATTCCGCAACGTCCTCCTATGGTAATGATTGATAAGCTACGAAGCTGCGAAAACAAGGTTACTATCACAGCTTTAACACCTCAGGCAGATAACTTGTTTGCAGAAAATGGGCTTTTTACCGAACCCGGTTTAATAGAAAACATAGCCCAAACAGCCGCTGCGGGTGTGGGCTACCGAGTTTCGCGCGATGCCACTGAAGGAAAAACTGAAATTCCTTTGGGGTTTATCGGGGCTGTAAAAAACCTGAAAATTTATTTTTTGCCCAAATTAGGTGATGAAATCATTACTACGGTTACCATAGAACATGAAGTGCTGGATGCTACGATAATAAATGGCACTATCCGGTGCGGAGGACAACTGGTTGCCGAATGCGAAATGAAAATTTTCCTGAAAAAATAA
- a CDS encoding ABC transporter ATP-binding protein, with amino-acid sequence MITVNNLTRFYKGMNIPAIDGLSFSITMGSFFGLLGPNGAGKTTTISILCGYLKATSGEIIMDGIDFSHQQQLVKKIIGVVPQDIALYPTLSALENLRFFGKMYGLKSKQLSEKIEYYLRLFGLENNSHRRVETFSGGMKRRVNLIAGILHAPKILFLDEPTVGIDVQSRTVIVDFLKQLNREGTTIIYTSHHMEEAEQLCSTVAIIDYGKIIAYGNPEELIAKNPECNTLENLFLYHTGRDLRD; translated from the coding sequence ATGATAACAGTTAACAACCTAACCCGGTTTTACAAGGGAATGAACATTCCGGCTATTGACGGGCTTAGTTTTAGCATTACCATGGGCTCATTTTTCGGCTTATTGGGACCCAACGGAGCAGGAAAAACAACAACCATTTCCATTCTTTGCGGATATCTTAAAGCTACTTCGGGTGAAATAATCATGGATGGAATTGATTTTTCTCACCAGCAGCAACTGGTAAAAAAGATTATAGGCGTTGTACCCCAGGATATTGCCCTCTATCCTACTCTTTCAGCACTGGAAAATCTTCGTTTTTTTGGAAAAATGTACGGATTAAAAAGCAAACAGCTTTCTGAAAAAATTGAATATTATCTTCGTCTTTTCGGACTTGAGAACAACAGCCATCGCAGGGTGGAAACTTTTTCCGGAGGGATGAAACGCAGGGTAAACCTCATTGCAGGAATTTTGCATGCCCCAAAAATTCTTTTTCTTGATGAACCTACCGTGGGCATTGATGTTCAGTCGCGCACGGTGATTGTTGATTTTTTAAAACAGCTTAATCGTGAAGGGACTACTATAATTTATACATCGCACCATATGGAAGAAGCTGAACAGCTTTGCAGCACAGTAGCAATAATTGATTACGGAAAAATTATTGCTTACGGAAATCCGGAAGAACTCATTGCGAAAAACCCGGAATGCAATACCCTCGAAAATTTGTTTTTATATCACACCGGCAGAGATTTAAGAGATTGA
- a CDS encoding BtrH N-terminal domain-containing protein, whose product MILNYEHRQAGHCESGVTSNLLRNKGLNISEPMILGIGSGIFFSHLPFFKLQFAPVTTFRTLPGFIFNRSTKALGIEIYKKTFKNPHDSMSALDRAIEQGHPVGLQVGIYNLPFFPPEYRMHYNLHNLVVYGKENGEYLVSDTVIPAPVKISYNDLMKVRYPKGIFAPFGKMYYPLALPVQYDLHKAIVNGIRKASKDMIKIPFWMVGVKGIRFLAREMLKWEKKFGEQKANYYLGQVLRMEEEIGTGGAGFRFIYGAFLQEAAEILQNEKLSDISIEMGETANRWRDFSFLGAKNCKKRGGVEVAYQELAKILFEIADREKKIFSTLLTMKLD is encoded by the coding sequence ATGATATTAAACTACGAACATCGTCAGGCAGGGCATTGCGAAAGCGGAGTTACCTCAAATCTTTTAAGAAATAAAGGGTTAAATATCAGCGAGCCCATGATACTTGGAATCGGATCGGGAATTTTTTTCAGCCATCTCCCCTTTTTTAAACTGCAGTTTGCCCCGGTAACAACTTTCCGCACATTGCCGGGATTTATTTTTAACCGTTCCACCAAAGCTTTAGGTATAGAAATATATAAAAAAACTTTCAAAAACCCCCATGACTCCATGAGTGCCCTCGATCGGGCAATTGAGCAGGGACATCCCGTGGGTTTACAGGTAGGAATTTACAACCTTCCCTTTTTCCCTCCGGAATATCGCATGCATTACAACCTACATAATCTGGTGGTATATGGAAAAGAGAACGGCGAATATCTTGTCAGCGATACCGTAATTCCTGCGCCTGTAAAAATTTCTTACAACGATTTGATGAAAGTCCGTTACCCAAAAGGGATTTTCGCACCTTTCGGAAAAATGTACTATCCGCTTGCATTACCTGTACAATACGATTTACACAAGGCTATCGTTAACGGCATTCGCAAAGCGAGCAAAGACATGATAAAAATCCCTTTTTGGATGGTTGGCGTTAAAGGAATACGTTTTCTTGCCAGAGAAATGCTGAAATGGGAAAAAAAGTTCGGAGAACAAAAAGCCAACTATTACCTCGGACAAGTTCTGCGTATGGAAGAAGAAATTGGAACCGGAGGTGCAGGGTTCCGGTTTATTTATGGCGCTTTTTTGCAGGAAGCCGCTGAAATACTTCAAAACGAAAAGTTAAGTGATATTTCCATCGAAATGGGAGAAACCGCCAACCGTTGGCGCGATTTTTCCTTTCTTGGTGCAAAAAACTGTAAAAAACGCGGCGGTGTTGAAGTTGCCTACCAGGAACTTGCCAAAATACTTTTTGAAATTGCCGATCGCGAGAAAAAAATTTTTTCCACCCTGTTAACGATGAAATTAGATTGA